AGCAGGACGCCTTCCTCAAGCCGCTGATCGAAGGCCGCTGGACCGGCACCATGTGCCTGACCGAACCGCATTGCGGCACCGACCTGGGCCTGCTCAAGACCAAGGCCGAACCCAATGCCGACGGCAGCTACGCCATCACCGGCACCAAGATCTTCATCACCGCCGGCGAGCACGACCTCACCGACAACATCGTGCACCTGGTGCTGGCCAAGCTGCCCGACGCCCCGGCCGGTGCCAAGGGCATTTCGCTGTTCGTCACCCCGAAGTTCAAGGTCGACCGCGAAGGCAACGTCGGCGAGCGCAATGCGCTGCGCTGCGGTTCCATCGAACACAAGATGGGCATCAAGGGTTCGGTCACCTGCGTGATGAACTTCGACGGCGCCGAAGGCTACTTGGTCGGCCAGCCGCACAAGGGCCTGCAGGCGATGTTTACGATGATGAACACCGCGCGCCTGGGCGTGGGCCTGCAGGGCATCGGCCTGAGCGAGCGTGCCTACCAGAACGCGCTGAAGTACGCGCGTGAGCGCCTGCAGTCGCGTTCGCTGAGCGGCCCGAAGAACCCGGACAAGCCGGCCGACCCGATCCTGGTCCACCCGGACGTGCGCCGCATGCTGCTGTCGATCAAGTCGCTGATCGAGGGCAGCCGCCTGCTGGCCCTGCACGCGGCTACCCTGATCGACGTGGCCCACCACGCCGAAGACCCCGCCGAGCGCGAGCGCGCCGAGACTTTGGTGAGCTTCCTCACCCCGATCTCCAAGGCCTGCCAGACCGAATGGGGCATCGAGAACACCTACAACGCGCTGCAGTGCTTCGGTGGCCACGGCTACATCCGTGAGCACGGCATGGAGCAGCTGGCCCGCGATGCGCGCATCACCACCCTGTATGAAGGCACCACCGGCATCCAGGCGCTGGACCTGATCGGCCGCAAGACCGCCGCCAGCCAGGGCGCCGGCCTGAAGCTGATGCTGGCCGAGATCGAAGCCTTCGCCAAGGCCAACGAAGGCAACGCCGCGCTGGCCGAGTTCATCGCCCCGCTGCGCGCCAAGGCCGACGAGTGGGGCAAGCTGACCCTGGCCACCCTGCAGCGCGCGGCGGCCAACCCGGACGAACTGGGCGCGGCCAGCTTCGATTACCTGTTCTATTCCGGCTACGTGGTCCTGGCCTACTGGTGGGCCCGCAGCGTCGCCGCCGCCGAGGAATCGGCGCAGAGTGAAGCGTTCAAGCAGGCCAAGCGCGAAACCGCACGGTTCTATTTCGCGCGGATGCTGCCGCGCACCCTGAGCCACGCCGCCGCCATCCAGGCCGGCGCGGAGTCGCTGATGGCGATGGAGGACGTGCGTTTCGGGGAGTAATCCGTTGCGCACACAGGTCCGTTGCCTCGAGTGGTGACGGGCCTGCCTGGGCCGCCCTACGGGCGGCGCTACCGGGGCGAGGGGCGCCGACAGGCGCGGGGTATGGAAGGTATGCCCCAGACTGGATTGGATACGGTTTGGGTACAGGCGCGACGCGCCTATACCCAAACCGTAACCAATCCGGTATAAGCTGTTTTCCCGATGGAGACAGACACTACACGCTTAGGTCTGATCGATACCGGAGCCTCGCCAGCCCCGGTCGCCGAGGTATCGCCGATCGCCACGCTGCATCGGCCCGGCAGCGTCCGATTGCTGTCCCTGGACGCCCATGGCCGCGTCCTCGACTGGATCACCTGGCAGGACGCCGCCTGCCTCTACTCGCGCGACGCGGTCTCCTGGACCCTGGGCGACCCCTGCCTGCATATCCACGGTGGCATCAACCGCCTGACCGGCCTGCAGAGCGGGATCGACCTGCACCCGATCATCGCCGCGCGCGGCCATGCCCGCTCGCGCGCCATCGACCCTACCCCGAACCTGTCCAACCAGGCCCTGTTCGCGCGCGACGCGCACCTGTGCATGTACTGCGGCCAGCAGTTCCACCGCCCGCAGCTGACCCGCGACCACGTCATGCCGCTGTCCAAGGGCGGCCTGGACGTCTGGGAAAACGTGGTCAGCGCCTGCTTCCACTGCAACTCGCGCAAGAGCGACCGCACCCCGCAGCAGGCCGGCATGCCCCTGCTGGCGGTGCCGTACCGGCCCAGCTGGATCGAACACATGATCCTGTCCAACCGCAACATCCTGGCCGACCAGACGGCCTTCCTGAAGGCGCAGCTGCCCAAGCGCTCCAAGCTCGCCGCCTGACCCTGCGACCACTTGTCGCAGGGCACCCTCACTGTCTGCTCACCGGCACAGCGGTTTGCTTGCCCCACCCCGCTTTGGGGGCGAAAATAGGCGCTTGAGAAGAAGCGCGAAAAACATGATCGATTCCGCACGCTATCCCCGCCTGTCGCGCATCCAGAACCCGGATGACCTGCGCAGGTTCGATGAATCCGAACTGCCCGCCATCGCAGATGAACTGCGTGCCTACCTGATCGAGTCGGTCGGCAAGAGTGGCGGCCATTTCGGCGCCGGGCTGGGCGTGATCGAGCTCACCGTGGCCCTGCACTACCTGTACCAGACCCCGGTCGACCAGCTGATCTGGGACGTGGGCCACCAGACCTACCCGCACAAGATCCTCACCGGCCGCCGCGACCAGATCCACACCGTCAAGCAGAAGGACGGCGTGGCGCCGTTCCCCAAGCGCGAGGAAAGCGAGTACGACACCTTCGGGGTCGGCCATTCCTCCACCTCGATCTCGGCCGCGCTCGGCATGGCCATCGCGCGCCAGCGCGAGGGCGACGACCGCCGCGTGGTGGCGGTGATCGGCGACGGCGCGATGACCGCCGGGATGGCCTATGAGGCACTCAACCACGCCGGCGGCATGGACAACGAGCCGAACCTGCTGGTGATCCTCAACGACAACAACATGTCGATCTCCGAGGCGGTCGGCGGGCTGACCAAGATCCTGGGCCGCGCCACCGGCAGCCGCACCCTCAACGCACTGCGCGAGGGCGGCAAGAAGATCCTGGGCGACAAGAAGAAGTCGCCGTCGGCGCGCTTCGTCAAGCGCTGGGAAGAACACTGGAAAGGCATGTTCGTGCCCTCCACCTTCTTCGAGGAAATGGGCTTCCACTACACCGGCCCGATCGACGGCCATGACGTACCCGCGCTGGTGGCCACGCTGAAGACGCTCAAGGGCCTGAAGGGCCTGAAGCTGCTGCACGTGATGACCACCAAGGGCAAGGGCTACGAGCGCGCCGAAGGCGACCAGATCGGCTACCACGCGGTCGGCCCGTTCGACCCGGACAAGGGCCTTGTTTCCAAGGGCGGCGCCAAGAAGCCCACCTACACCGACGTGTTCAGCGATTGGCTGTGCGATGCCGCCGCCGCCGAACCGCGCCTGCTGGGCATCACCCCGGCCATGCGCGAAGGCTCGGGCCTGGTGCGTTTCAGCAAGGAATACCCGGAGCGCTACTTCGACGTGGCCATCGCCGAGCAGCACGCGGTGACCCTGGCCGCCGGCATGGCCACCCAGGGCGCCAAGCCGGTAGTGGCGATCTACTCCACCTTCCTGCAGCGCGCCTACGACCAGCTGGTGCATGACGTGGCGGTGCAGAAGCTCGACGTGCTGTTCGCGATCGACCGCGCCGGCGTGGTCGGCCCGGACGGCGCCACCCACGCCGGCAACCTGGACCTGAGCTTCCTACGCTGCGTGCCGAACATGGTGGTGATGGCCCCGTCCGACGAGGCCGAGTGCCGCCAGATGCTCAGCACCGGCCTGCAGTACGAGGGTCCGGCTGCGGTGCGTTACCCGCGCGGCAGCGGGACCGGCGTGGACGCCGGCACGGACCTGTCCACGCTGGAGATCGGCAAGGCCGACCTGCGTGTGCAGGGCAGCCGCATTGCGTTGCTGGCCTTCGGCAGCACCGTACCGGCGGCCGAGGCCGTGGGCCGCGAGCTGGGGCTGACCGTGGTCAACATGCGCTTCATCAAGCCGCTGGATCGCACGCTGCTGCTGGAGCTGGCCAAGACCCACCAGGGCTTCGTGACCATCGAAGACAACGTGGTGGCCGGCGGCGCTGGTTCCGGCGTGGCTGAACTGCTCAACGCCGAAGACGTGCTGCGCCCGTTCCTGCACCTGGGCCTGCCCGACAGCTTCCAACACCACGCCAGCCGCGAAGACCTGCTGGCCGAAGCCGGGATCGACGCGGCCGGCATCCGGGCGGCGGTGTTGAAGCGGTGGCCGAAGGTGGCAACGCAAGCCGCGTAACGGTTACCGGATTTCAAACTCCGCCCGGCACCCACCGTTCACCCACACCCCATCGCGATCATGACCCCACGTACGGCCTTCAACGCAGGCCGTACGTGAAGTCTGGCGCACCAGCCGCACGTCGCGGCGCACGCTCACGTTGCAGCGGCGCATGCGCTGGTCGTTGGAATCGCAGCTGATGATCTGGCCGCGCCCGCCGCCCCAGCCGCCGCCATTGTTGCCATTGTTACCCCAGCCGCCCCCATGCGAGGGACGGCCGCGCTCGGCAATGAACTCGGCGCGGCAACCGCGGGTCACCCACACGCCGTTACGGGCCTGGCCCCAGGTGTCGCCCTCGATACAGGGCGACCCGGACAGCTGGCGCACCAGGCGCGCACGGCCATCGATCGGGCATTGCTGGGTACGGTTCTTGATCGACTCGCAACGCACCGGGCCGTCGTTGTAGCGGTCGTCGTAGCGGTCGTCGTAGCGCTGCGCCTGCGCGCTGCCGGCCAAGGCCATCAGGGCTGCCGGCAGCAGGGCCCACATTCCGATCTGCGTTGTCTGCTTCATTGCGGTGTTCCTCGTGCCGGTGGATGAATAGGCACAGGATCAGCGAAATTCCGCACTTCGCCTATAGGCCGGAAGGGGTTATTTCAGGCGCGATTCAACAAGCCGACGCGGAGCTGAAACTCAGTCGTACTGAACGGCGTCCACGAACGCCTCGCCCACTTCCACCCGTACCGCGCTGCTGTCGCCGGTTTCGGCATGGTGGGCGCGGGCCAGGTCGTTGGCGAAATCGAAGGCGACTGCGCCACTTTCAAAGGGGACCGGCGCAGCATCAGGCTGGACGACCTGCCATTGGTGGTCCTGGTGTTGCACTTTGATCATCATGGGAGCGGCCTCGGTTGGCTTCCTGCGGGGGCAAGGCGCGGCCTGCTGCTGGGCAGGGTCCGCGCGGGGGATCTTGCGTGGCGTGGGTTCCTTCCCGACGCTGGAGAAAAGATA
This portion of the Stenotrophomonas aracearum genome encodes:
- a CDS encoding acyl-CoA dehydrogenase C-terminal domain-containing protein, translating into MSSYTAPLSDIRFALNDVLKVESLFARLGFADATPDVVDAVLEEAGRFSGSVLAPLNSVGDEIGCVLDQASGEVTTPPGFKQAYTQFVDGGWTGLTAAPELGGQGLPHTLGVPLNEMINAANLAWGNFPLLSHGAIEALKQHGEAWQQDAFLKPLIEGRWTGTMCLTEPHCGTDLGLLKTKAEPNADGSYAITGTKIFITAGEHDLTDNIVHLVLAKLPDAPAGAKGISLFVTPKFKVDREGNVGERNALRCGSIEHKMGIKGSVTCVMNFDGAEGYLVGQPHKGLQAMFTMMNTARLGVGLQGIGLSERAYQNALKYARERLQSRSLSGPKNPDKPADPILVHPDVRRMLLSIKSLIEGSRLLALHAATLIDVAHHAEDPAERERAETLVSFLTPISKACQTEWGIENTYNALQCFGGHGYIREHGMEQLARDARITTLYEGTTGIQALDLIGRKTAASQGAGLKLMLAEIEAFAKANEGNAALAEFIAPLRAKADEWGKLTLATLQRAAANPDELGAASFDYLFYSGYVVLAYWWARSVAAAEESAQSEAFKQAKRETARFYFARMLPRTLSHAAAIQAGAESLMAMEDVRFGE
- a CDS encoding HNH endonuclease, which gives rise to METDTTRLGLIDTGASPAPVAEVSPIATLHRPGSVRLLSLDAHGRVLDWITWQDAACLYSRDAVSWTLGDPCLHIHGGINRLTGLQSGIDLHPIIAARGHARSRAIDPTPNLSNQALFARDAHLCMYCGQQFHRPQLTRDHVMPLSKGGLDVWENVVSACFHCNSRKSDRTPQQAGMPLLAVPYRPSWIEHMILSNRNILADQTAFLKAQLPKRSKLAA
- the dxs gene encoding 1-deoxy-D-xylulose-5-phosphate synthase, with protein sequence MIDSARYPRLSRIQNPDDLRRFDESELPAIADELRAYLIESVGKSGGHFGAGLGVIELTVALHYLYQTPVDQLIWDVGHQTYPHKILTGRRDQIHTVKQKDGVAPFPKREESEYDTFGVGHSSTSISAALGMAIARQREGDDRRVVAVIGDGAMTAGMAYEALNHAGGMDNEPNLLVILNDNNMSISEAVGGLTKILGRATGSRTLNALREGGKKILGDKKKSPSARFVKRWEEHWKGMFVPSTFFEEMGFHYTGPIDGHDVPALVATLKTLKGLKGLKLLHVMTTKGKGYERAEGDQIGYHAVGPFDPDKGLVSKGGAKKPTYTDVFSDWLCDAAAAEPRLLGITPAMREGSGLVRFSKEYPERYFDVAIAEQHAVTLAAGMATQGAKPVVAIYSTFLQRAYDQLVHDVAVQKLDVLFAIDRAGVVGPDGATHAGNLDLSFLRCVPNMVVMAPSDEAECRQMLSTGLQYEGPAAVRYPRGSGTGVDAGTDLSTLEIGKADLRVQGSRIALLAFGSTVPAAEAVGRELGLTVVNMRFIKPLDRTLLLELAKTHQGFVTIEDNVVAGGAGSGVAELLNAEDVLRPFLHLGLPDSFQHHASREDLLAEAGIDAAGIRAAVLKRWPKVATQAA
- a CDS encoding DUF3011 domain-containing protein; translated protein: MKQTTQIGMWALLPAALMALAGSAQAQRYDDRYDDRYNDGPVRCESIKNRTQQCPIDGRARLVRQLSGSPCIEGDTWGQARNGVWVTRGCRAEFIAERGRPSHGGGWGNNGNNGGGWGGGRGQIISCDSNDQRMRRCNVSVRRDVRLVRQTSRTACVEGRTWGHDRDGVWVNGGCRAEFEIR